In Castanea sativa cultivar Marrone di Chiusa Pesio chromosome 6, ASM4071231v1, a single window of DNA contains:
- the LOC142641535 gene encoding uncharacterized protein LOC142641535 translates to MTSLSNKPLFNQFISSLVFFLLIVVILDFVCSSTASVSSITSPFVYTNNKIKVAEERKEARALLKWKNNLHSKSQSFLSSWAGSNPCNWIGIYCDMSGSITQLNLSSHSLKGTLHNLSFQSFPNLLSVDLSYNSLFGTIPSNIAHLSKLSVLNLSYNQFTGRIPFEIGRLTSLHIFDLADNRISGLIPQELGGLTSLSEFDLSSNNLIGTIPASLGNISNLTTLHLHANQLSGSIPQELGMLSSLNDLRLSFNNLTGTIPDSLGNLRNLTTLYLSKNQLSGFIPHELGMLSSLTDLGLSINSLTGTIPASLGNLSNLTILYLYENQLSGSIPQELGMLSSLIGLSLSTNNLTGTIPVSLGNLSNLTVLYLQKNQLFGSIPQELGMLSFLSELDLSKNHLFGAIPASLGNLSNLTILYLYENQLSGFIPHELGMLSSLTDLGLSINSLTGTIPASLGNLSNLTILYLYENQLSGSIPQELGMLRMLSSLTDLELSTNNLTGTIPVSLGNLSNLTVLYLQKNQLFGSIPQELGMISSLTGLDLSKNNLTGTIPASLGNLSNLAILCLYENQLSGSIPQELGMLSSLTDLELSTNNLTGTIPVSLGNLSNLNTLYLYENQLSGSIPRELGNFTQLKEFEVSNNLFTGHLPDNVCHGGLLEKFLAINNHFIGSIPKSLSNCSSLIRVRLDGNQLIGNIGESFGVHPRLIYMDLSYNKLYGQLSTNWGRCQNLTSLKISNNDISGRLPPELGEAIQLHVLNLSSNKIHGEIPKELGKLTFLFDLYLDNNKFSGHIPYNFGMLSNLERLNLAKNSLSGLIPNLGNCKKLFVLNLSNNHLSKYIPLQIGNLQYLQNLDLSKNFLIGEIPQQLGDLKVLEILNLSHNALSGNIPSTFNQLLGLTSVDLSYNQLRGPIPDIKVFHEAPVEAFRNNKGLCGNATGLKVCLSAYSHNLHVKKGYNVTTLIFALLGIVFLIFIIVGITLAVCFRKTKTKNKPKEEEHQDMFSVWSYDGKMVYENIVEATEDFDYKHCIGVGGYGFVYKAELPTGQVVAVKKLHPLSEDSVAIIKAFTNEIHSLTEIRHRNIVRLHGFCSHPRYLLLVYEFLEGGSLEKILNNDELALDFDWAKRVNVVKGVANALSYMHHECSHPIIHRDISSKNVLLDLEFEAHVSDFGTSKIMSSDTSYWTSFAGTIGYAAPENAYTMEVSEKCDVYSFGVVTLEVIMGRHPGDLISSFLSSSSHDVLLEDVLDQRLVLPTRQVAEKVVLVAKIALACLHNNPQSRPTMQQVYYKLLNWKSPLTKPLRMITLRELIDLGNLNEAS, encoded by the exons ATGACATCCCTTTCAAACAAACCACTCTTCAATCAATTCATTTCATCTCTAGTCTTCTTCCTTCTTATTGTCGTCATCCTTGATTTCGTTTGTTCATCCACTGCTTCTGTTTCCTCTATAACTTCTCCTTTCGTTTACACTAACAATAAGATTAAGGTAGcagaagaaagaaaggaagcAAGGGCCCTtctaaaatggaaaaacaacCTTCACAGTAAAAGCCAGTCTTTCTTATCCTCTTGGGCTGGAAGCAATCCTTGCAATTGGATCGGAATATATTGCGACATGTCTGGAAGTATCACCCAACTAAATCTTTCAAGTCACAGTTTGAAAGGTACACTTCACAATCTAAGCTTTCAATCCTTCCCCAATCTACTTAGTGTTGACCTTTCTTACAACTCACTATTTGGAACCATCCCCTCAAATATTGCTCACCTCTCAAAACTCTCAGTTCTAAACCTTTCATATAATCAATTCACTGGGAGAATTCCTTTCGAAATAGGCCGATTGACAAGTCTCCACATCTTTGACCTTGCCGACAATCGTATTAGTGGCCTTATCCCTCAAGAATTAGGAGGGTTAACTTCTTTGAGTGAATTTGATTTATCATCAAATAATCTCATAG GTACCATCCCTGCTTCTCTTGGAAACATAAGCAACCTAACCACTCTACATCTTCATGCGAACCAACTTTCTGGTTCCATCCCTCAAGAATTAGGGATGTTAAGTTCTCTTAATGACCTTAGGTTATCATTCAACAATCTCACGGGTACTATCCCCGATTCTCTTGGAAACTTAAGAAACCTAACCACTCTATATCTAAGTAAGAACCAACTTTCTGGTTTCATCCCTCATGAATTAGGAATGTTAAGTTCTCTTACTGACCTTGGGCTATCAATAAACAGTCTCACAGGTACCATCCCTGCTTCTCTTGGAAACTTAAGCAACCTAACTATTCTATATCTTTATGAGAACCAACTTTCTGGTTCCATCCCTCAAGAATTAGGAATGCTAAGTTCTCTGATTGGCCTTAGTTTATCAACAAACAATCTCACAGGTACCATCCCTGTTTCTCTTGGAAACTTAAGCAACCTAACTGTTCTATATCTTCAGAAGAACCAACTTTTTGGTTCTATCCCTCAAGAATTAGGAATGCTAAGTTTTCTGAGTGAGCTTGATTTATCA AAGAACCATCTCTTTGGTGCCATCCCTGCTTCTCTTGGAAATTTAAGCAACCTAACTATTCTATATCTTTATGAGAACCAACTTTCTGGTTTCATCCCTCATGAATTAGGAATGTTAAGTTCTCTTACTGACCTTGGGCTATCAATAAACAGTCTCACAGGTACCATCCCTGCTTCTCTTGGAAACTTAAGCAACCTAACTATTCTATATCTTTATGAGAACCAACTTTCTGGTTCCATCCCTCAAGAATTAGGAATGCTAA GAATGTTAAGTTCTCTGACTGACCTTGAGTTATCAACAAACAATCTCACAGGTACCATCCCTGTTTCTCTTGGAAACTTAAGCAACCTAACTGTTCTATATCTTCAGAAAAACCAACTTTTTGGTTCTATCCCTCAAGAATTAGGAATGATAAGTTCTTTGACTGGCCttgacttatcaaaaaacaatCTCACAGGTA CCATCCCTGCTTCTCTTGGAAATTTAAGCAACCTAGCTATTCTATGTCTTTATGAGAACCAACTTTCTGGTTCCATCCCTCAAGAATTAGGAATGCTAAGTTCTCTGACTGACCTTGAGTTATCAACAAACAATCTCACAGGTACCATCCCTGTTTCTCTTGGAAACTTAAGCAACCTAAACACTCTATATCTTTATGAGAACCAACTTTCTGGTTCTATCCCTCGAGAATTGGGA AATTTTACTCAATTGAAGGAGTTCGAAGTATCTAATAATCTATTCACTGGTCACTTACCTGACAATGTGTGCCATGGTGGATTGCTTGAGAAGTTCCTTGCAATCAATAATCATTTTATTGGTTCAATACCAAAATCCTTGAGCAACTGCAGTAGCCTCATCAGAGTCCGACTTGATGGAAATCAACTTATTGGAAATATAGGAGAAAGTTTTGGGGTACACCCACGCTTAATATATATGGATTTGAGTTATAATAAACTTTATGGTCAGCTTTCAACTAATTGGGGGCGATGTCAAAACTTAACAAGCCTTAAAATCTCTAACAATGATATTTCAGGTAGATTACCTCCTGAGCTTGGAGAAGCAATTCAATTACATGTACTGAACCTCTCCTCAAATAAGATACATGGAGAAATCCCAAAGGAATTAGGTAAGCTGACATTTTTGTTTGACCTTTATCtagataataacaaattttCTGGTCACATCCCTTACAATTTCGGGATGCTGTCAAATCTAGAGCGTCTTAATCTTGCCAAAAATAGTCTAAGTGGCCTTATTCCTAACCTAGGGAATTGTAAAAAACTTTTTGTCTTGAATTTGAGCAACAATCACTTAAGCAAATATATCCCACTTCAGATTGGCAATTTACAGTATCTCCAAAATCTTGATCTTAGCAAAAATTTTCTAATAGGAGAGATACCACAACAACTTGGAGATTTGAAAGTATTAGAAATCTTGAATCTTTCCCACAATGCACTCTCTGGGAATATTCCGTCCACTTTTAACCAATTGTTAGGCTTGACATCTGTTGATTTGTCCTACAATCAATTGAGGGGTCCTATTCCGGATATTAAAGTATTTCATGAGGCTCCAGTGGAAGCATTTAGAAATAACAAGGGCTTGTGTGGCAATGCTACTGGTTTAAAGGTTTGCCTCTCTGCATATAGCCACAATCTTCATGTAAAAAAGGGATATAATGTTACGACACTAATTTTTGCCCTTTTGGGCATTGTCTTTCTTATATTTATCATTGTTGGAATTACATTAGCCGTGTGCTTTAGAAAGACGAAGACAAAAAATaagccaaaagaagaagaacatcaAGATATGTTTTCTGTGTGGAGCTATGATGGGAAAATGGTTTATGAAAACATTGTTGAAGCAACAGAGGATTTTGATTACAAGCATTGTATTGGTGTTGGGGGGTATGGATTTGTTTATAAAGCTGAGTTACCAACAGGTCAAGTTGTTGCTGTAAAGAAACTTCATCCACTCTCAGAAGACAGTGTGGCCATTATAAAAGCTTTCACCAATGAGATACATAGTCTAACTGAAATACGACATCGCAACATTGTGAGGCTTCATGGTTTTTGCTCACATCCACGATACTTGCTTTTAGTTTATGAGTTCTTGGAAGGAGGGAGCCTAGAAAAGATACTAAACAATGATGAATTAGCACTGGACTTTGATTGGGCTAAGAGGGTAAATGTTGTCAAAGGTGTGGCAAATGCTTTGTCTTATATGCATCATGAATGCTCACATCCAATAATTCATCGTGACATATCAAGCAAGAATGTTCTACTAGATTTGGAATTTGAAGCTCATGTCTCTGACTTTGGCACATCTAAGATTATGAGTTCTGACACTTCTTATTGGACTTCATTTGCTGGCACCATTGGGTATGCCGCTCCAG AAAACGCATACACGATGGAAGTAAGTGAAAAGTgtgatgtttatagttttggagtAGTCACATTGGAAGTAATTATGGGAAGGCATCCGGGTGATTTGATCTCATCATTTCTATCATCATCATCCCATGATGTGCTCCTAGAAGATGTGTTGGATCAACGGCTTGTGCTACCTACAAGGCAAGTTGCGGAGAAGGTGGTTTTAGTGGCCAAGATAGCATTGGCTTGCTTGCACAACAATCCACAATCTCGTCCAACAATGCAAC